GCTAATGCTTTCTCAGCATTAATGTAAGTTTCGATTGGTTTtgtattttctaaaaattcGATCAAATTAGTTTTTTTAACGATAGTACcgaaaaaatttatagttCTTGTAGGACACACAATTACAGTTGTGTCATTTGATACCTACAAAATTagtgaataaaaaaatatatgtattgtgtaaattaatgtataataatatgaataatagtATTTTTAGAGGAATAATGGGGAAAACCATCCttactttaatttttgCGGCTACAGCAAATCTTTTTCTGGCGCTTCTAACCGTTTGATATATGCTACTTTGCTCCATTATGACTAAAAATGGGGTATATACACGAGCAAGATAtcctaaaaaataattattttgcacatataaatgaaatattatgaatataataaaatattaatgaaaataatagtcAAGGAATAGAAAATCGAAAGATGGGTAAATAGTGATAgccatatattaaatttattgattattttttatgtaccaataataaatatatcatccACTTTTTGTTTATCATTGTAATCCCAGATAGTATTTATTACATCAGTGTactaatgaaaaaaagatatgtatatatataataatgattatttatttttaagttatttttatatgctaAATATTGTTTGATATTTGATACCTTAGAGGCAGATGGGATGGTAACATGAATCATTCCAATATCTATATTTCCAATTTTCTTAGAATATATAGGtatgttttcattttctgaAGGATTGATCGAGTAACCGTCCATATTCTCAGCAAGTTTTAGTAAAAGTGTTGATGAGTCTTTTGCATGATCCAATGCTATTGAAGCTTCTTCTAAGTTTTCACATATCATATCGTCGTCGTATTCATCAAATctgcatataaatattattggtGAAAGGgagattatttttaatgtgtaaaaaaaaaagaaagaaatgaatttatgatgggattttgaatatttaatgATTATGAAGGGATGCGCTTGGcgaatatgcatatttatataatatgtatatatattttcattttttcatacaCAGATGTTTGGTTTGCTGGTTCGGCAGCACCATCTGAAGCAGTTTCGCTTGCAAATGCTACATTTTGCATATATCCTGCGAGACTTAAAAGTGTCAAAGCAATCgtaatatatcttttattcatttttggaTTCGATAAGTAAagtattaatttaaaagattACAAACatgttatattataagagatttaaaatataagtaaaCGAATATGAAaggaatttataaaaaattaataattattaaaaataaaaaaataaaaaataataaatttatataattatttaaatggaaaat
This genomic interval from Plasmodium chabaudi chabaudi strain AS genome assembly, chromosome: 11 contains the following:
- a CDS encoding fam-a protein — encoded protein: MNKRYITIALTLLSLAGYMQNVAFASETASDGAAEPANQTSVFDEYDDDMICENLEEASIALDHAKDSSTLLLKLAENMDGYSINPSENENIPIYSKKIGNIDIGMIHVTIPSASKYTDVINTIWDYNDKQKVDDIFIIGYLARVYTPFLVIMEQSSIYQTVRSARKRFAVAAKIKVSNDTTVIVCPTRTINFFGTIVKKTNLIEFLENTKPIETYINAEKALAKLGSNIAGYIIKHRDDNVEVTYINAICERRNFNINKIDRDIIYATILDLVEQM